Within the Bacillus spongiae genome, the region AATGAAGATCCAAAAATTGAGGATAAAGCTATAATTAATGCCGCTTCTCAAACTATAACACCTTCGAAAGTTTGACCTATTGCTACCTTTCTATTAGACGAGCCAAATCACCTAAATGTTTCTGTAAATTCTTTTTTAACACAGAGACCACCCCAAATACGAAAATAAGGAACACTTTAAAACTACCTAAGTAATAAATCGTTTATTTATATAGAGAATAAAGAGCATGGCAATTAGGGAAAAGGAGTGTAGATTCGTCATTTCAATTTCGCTGTAGGTAATGAACTTAGTGCTAGGAAAAGCGAAATACCCTAAGATACATACGGAGAATGATGTGAAGTGTCATGCACATAGAGGATGTGTTGACCTTTTTGGTTTTGACCGATTTGTTATATAGAATAAAATATTTTGATAAATTATTCGGACTAGCCTGCACATCTATGCATTTCATTCATACGATATAGTGTACAGGCTTTTCAGGTCTCAAAATTAAGTACTACTCCTTTTAAGCACCTTATTATCGCTGATAGTGAGGTGCTTCTTTTCGTCTCTTTTTTAAGCTAACGAGAGGGAAATGGACCACTACTGCCCTGAATAATACGAGAAGCGGTTTTTGATTTAGTTTCTTTTAGACGTTGATTTGAAGTGAGTATGCAACCTCTTTTTTAAAACGTGGGAGAAGCTAATGAGGGTTGTTCAATGATGGCGGAGATTGAATTTGGGAACGGTCAATATCTATGAAGCAAGGAGAGGAAAAGAACGCCACTACTGAATGAGTGAAAGGGTTTAGCGTGTAAGCTGTTAACTATATCCTTCTTTTCTTGCTATTCTTATCGGTAAGGATTATTATTTGGTCGATAAGGATTTCTAGTCTATTTTTAGGTAGAATGAGTGTATGGTCTAGTAAAATACTCATAATATATTAGACACAAAAATAGGGACTTTCGGTGCTTTTTTTATATATGACTCGAATGTCTCTTCTTTTTTTCGGAAAATTCTGTAATTATGCTATAATTAAAGGACAATAACTTTTCTTTGGAAAGTCGGCTTCATACCCTGGAAAGGGGGGAAGGCGATGACGGTATTCGAATCATTAATGCTTGCTGTAGCATTTGCTGGGCTCGTTATGTCGATACTGTCCTTCGACAAGAATGACAAAAAATAGACCGCCCTTATTCGCGTAGGGGGGCGATCTATTCGAGTAATTGCCGACTCTCTAAGAATCGTTTATTGTAAAGACCGTTTAGTGTGGTAGCACTTGCGGTCTTTCTTATTGTATGCAGTTACTGCTTGTCTATGTTTAGGTTAGCATAAATGTTACAAAAAGTACAATGAGTAAGCAGGTTGTTTCTGGAAAAGAGCAACATTTTGATGTCGGATTAATCTAAAGGATTATATCTTCAAATGTATCAATGACAAGGCCAATTGTCGATTCTAACTGACCGATTGGGTCGTGGTTTCGTAAATTACCAAAGTCTAAACCAGTTAATGCTTCAATTCTTACAATTGGTACTTGAAATGTTTTATATTTTCCATATGCAAACTCTAAATTGTTTATAAGATTTTTTTGAGACTGCAAATAGCCTGTGACTGATAGGCCGCTTCCTTTTTTTACAATCACTGCTATCTTCCAAAAATCTGCGGGAATTTGTACTCCTCGATAAATCATATCATCACTTCTAAATATCGGACCAGTAAACACGGTACCGGTAAGATTGAAGTTTTCAGCATGATGTAATAGGTAATCCTCTAAATCGAGCCATGTCTTCTGATTAAAATGTTTATGTTGTGGAGAGCAATTTGTGAAATGAAAGGTATCCTTATTGGCTTTCGCCGCTGTTTCCCCCCAGACCGGGTCAAGTCGGCGAACAAGATGACCTCTGTCAAGAGGATTGTTCTTATACAGTTCGGGTCCACATTGATATTTTTCATCAATACGAGGGTCGAAATGCCATTTTTTTTCGCGTTTTAGGCGTATTAGTTTTGCGCCATCGATGTTTACGACTGTATAGAAAGCTAAACGACGAGATTTACTCATAACGATGGAAAAGTGTGTATAATCTAGTTCCTTACTGCCGTTTTTCAGCAAGGCTATGTCCTGCTCAAGATCTGGTCGCAAAGTTGGGTGTGGCACTTCATATTCAGAACCTAGAAATTTAGGGTCATAGCCGGTCGTCCCCTTATACCAGTCCAGTCCTAAATCTTCAACTAGTATATCTTCACGTTTTTTATCTGTAAATTCCCAACCACGGGAGAGGTAGTCAAGGAACTTTCTCTGCTCATCACTTAAGTCAGCATAGTGCTCCATAATATATTGTAAAATACTACTAATTCGAATTCCTTCGTTAGCTATGAATGTTGAAGGGTCGTTTGGATTTCGAACACCAGCATGATGAAGGGCTATTACCTCCCATTCGTCATTAAAAACAGCTGAACCAGATGAACCTTCAAGGGTGTCTGTTTCGTAGTGAACAAAATCTTCAAATATATCGGTTATTTTGTTTTCCCTAATCGCTATTGCTTTCGGTGCACCAGAAGGGTGCTGAACAATGGAAACGTGCTCACCTTCTAATGCTTTCCCTTTTTGCGGCTTAAGAGGAAGATAACCAAAATCACTCAAATGTGTTCCACTTCCGGATACTTCGTCGACAGCGACTAAAGTGAAATCAAGTTTTTGGTTTGTCATGAAAAAACGCTGAGGTGCAAAGCGGAAATTTTTACTTTCTCGCTCTTTATAATTAAGGTCAAGTTCATAGTTAAACTGAGCAAGGCTAAAAAGTGCAGCTTCCTCATTTTCTAAAACATGATTATTTGTCAGCAATAAGGAAGGGGATACTAAAAAGCCTGTACCGTACCCAAGAACTCTACCGATACTATCACGAACTTCAATCCTACAAATAGGTTTTGCTGCCTTAAGCCCTGCTTCAAGGTAAGAGATTGGAAACAAATCATTTTTTCTTATAATTCTTTCTAGTGCCAACCCATTTCGAGGGTTAATTCTTGATTTGCGAAAAATGACCCGTTCAGGCTTCCCTACTTCGAATGGGTTTTTAGTTTGTAGATCTTTCACAGTTTGCTCCCGTTCTTTAGATCGTTCCATATATCGATTGAGTGCTTGTTGTTGCTGCATCGCAACGAGCTCCTTGTTTAAACGTTGAGAATTGTTAACATGAATAATAGACATATTAATCCTCCTTCAAGTACTTTATTTAGTATATGAATATAGAAAAACCTAAGAGGATGTTTAAAAAGGATATATTCTTTGGATAAATTCTTTATCTTTATCGGAGAGGGTAACACCTCCAACGACTTCATAATCTTCAATTGTAAGTTCATTTTGAATGGAGTAAAGCATGATAGAAGTAGGGTCAAAGGTTGTGAAACTAGTTATGGTTTTGCTATATCGAGCAAAAATATTGTGATCTACGGCTTCTTTTGACCAATAATTAGGAGGCCCCATATAATATCGGTAAACGGCTTCTTTATTCCAAGGTATATTGGTGGTGGGATTTTGGTGTTCATGGATACAACCAAGGGCATGTCCAAACTCATGCAACACTACTCTAGAATATTCTACTTCCGGTGTGCTTGGGGTTAGCCAGCCATAATTCATAGTTGCTTCGTTTAAAGGAATATTTTTGCAGTAAGTTCCCAGGTATGACCAACTACCATCATTTTCATCAAATGAAATGCGTATTTCAGCATTCTGTTCATTGCCAAATTCAAACCGGATGTTAGCATGCTCCTCCCATTTTTTCGCATATTTAATTACTTTTTCTTGAACGGTAGGATCTCCTTCTAAGAAGCGAACATGAATGGTTTGTCCAGGCTCCCACCTATATTGATTGAGGATGGCTATTTCATTTTGCGATTGAGGTGGTAGTTTGTCGATACAAGCTTTAATCTTTTCGACCATCTTGTTTTCCCCCTTCATAATTCGTGTATTTTATATCGTTTAGAAATGACATTGAACCCCAGAGCTGTAGGCTGTAATGCATTCTTTTTGAAAAAAGGATTGTTCAAGTTGACGAAGTAGTTACCGACTTGGTGATAATGAGGAGTTCTATAAAATAATGGAATGATGACTGAAATGTTCATGTCGTTAGGGATGTAGGTCCTTGCATAATTTTAATGGAGTTGATTGAAAAATTAACGGTCGTTAGCTTGCGTTATTTGTACAGGCTTAGATTTTCTGAAATGACGATAGGAGCATAGTGAATAAAATGAAGGAAATAATACAAAATTCTTGATGAATATCATGTAAATATAGAATATTATAACATTTTTATTGTTTTTGTAGTTGCTTTTTGAGAGATTTATGAAAGAAATGGTGAAAAAGGATCAATCATAACAAATGAAGGTATTTTTCGGCTTTGACCAGTTCACGCTAGTAAATTGATTTTAAAAAGGGAAATTCAGGAGGTAGAAATGCTGTACAGAGGCCAATGCTACTCATTTACGGGGATTTATAAGTTCCAGTAAAGTAGATGTAGCGTTGAAATTAAATAATGGGATGGGCGGTGCAGATGAAGGTTATATGGGGATGAAGGGTCGTGCAAGATGCTGGACATTTGAAAAAGCGTATAAAAAGGCTTTCATTCAATGTATGAAAGGAAGCGAGGGTTCTACGATATGTAGAAACCCTCGCTTTTCATTTTTCAAGTCTTAGCTATCCGCACACAATTCTAATATCATTATATATTTTTTAGAATAATAAGTCTATTTATTCTGTCAGTATCTTTTATAATCGATTATAGGGTACTTAGAAATAAAAAGGTAGGTGGCTTTATAGGTGGTGTTTGATCAATCTCCTTATCGTATTCGTGTTGAATGGGGAAAACGTGGGGCAAGAGAGGCAGCTGAAAGAGGCGATATTGTCATTATCGTCGATGTACTGAGTTTTTCATCTACTGTTGTATCAGCTGTAAAGTATGGTGCTACTATTTATCCATATCCTCCTAGTTTGGACGGAAAAGAGTTTGCTAAAAAAATAGGTGCTGAATTTATTTTAGGAAGGTCTGAGGCAGCTAAGGGTGGAAATCCAACTTTATCTCCTAGTTCTTTCAATCCAACCCATTTTAATGAAAAGTATGTCTTAACATCACTCAATGGATCCTTTTGTACGTGGGTTGCTGCTAAGGTTCCTGCTCTTTTCATCGGGTCTTTATTAAACGCTTCATCTGTCGCCTTGGTTGCCAATCAATATAGCACAAACACGAAAGCAAACATTACAGTTGTTCCTTGTGGGGAGCAGTGGGGGGATGTTCGAAAGGAAGAGGATACTCTTCGGCCATCCATCGAAGATTATTTAGGCGCTGGTGCGATTCTTACTTCTTTAGACGGTGAAAAATCACCTGAAGCAGAGGTGTGTATGGCAGCATTTCCCCAAGTAAAAGAACGAATAGCTCAATTAATTTGGGATTGTGGAAGCGGTCGAGAATTACGTGAACGAGGGTTTGCAGTGGATGTTGAGCACTGTAGTCAGTTAAATAAATATCAAGTTGTTCCATTATTGCACAATCATTATTTTGTAAACGCAGCTTCGTCGTCGAAGACTTGAAGGGTGGATAAAACGATGTAACGGCGTGGCGGCCAAGTATTTAAACAATTATCTCGCTTGGTTTCAAGTGTTAGAGAGGGTTCATCATAATGAAATAAATTCACGATGAACGATATGATGATAAAAGGGAATTAAATTCTATGTGTCGAAACATGTGATACGCTTAGAATATCCAAGTTCACACTGTAAATTTTATTTCTTATTCAACTAAATAGGTAGTTCTGTTAAGGGAAGAGGCTGACAATTATGAAAGATAAAAGATGTAAAAATGTTTATATAGTAACCAAAGAACATACGAGTAACTATCCCAATCCAATTAGACTTTTTAAAGGTCAGATTGTTATTGTGGGGAAAAAGTATGAAAGTTACGAAAATTGGGATAATTGGATATATTGTTACACTAAAGATCGACAACTAGAAGGTTGGGTACCAGAACAAATAATTCATATGCAAGGTGAACACGGATTGATTTTAGAGAATTATATTGCGAAAGAATTAGAGGTTAATGTTGATGAACAGCTTATAAAGTTTAAGGAACTTAATGGGTGGTTATGGGTTAAAAAGATAACGAATTCTGAAGAAGGTTGGGTACCTAAAGAAAATGTAAAAGAAGTAATCGACTACTAATCAAAAGGACTGTTTTCGAGTTCTTTAGCTCAATTGCAGAGTTGCAGTAGTTGTTCTTCTGGTCATTACTGCTTTTTGTTCAAAGTAACGTTGTCTATGTAGAGAGGATAGGAAAAGAAAGTTTCACATTTTTTTTCCTATCCTCCTTTTTTCTCTTTATTGTCAGTCTGTAGTGAATAGCCATTCTTTCTGTTTTTCTTAAACAGTTGAGTGGAGAGCACTTAAAAATTACAGGTGGTATGTGGATTTTACAGAAGGTGGTAGACACTAAGATGATGAAGAGGCTAGTATATAGAGGAATATACAAAGGGCCACAAGAAAATGTGTAGTCACGATGATACGGTAATAGAAGGGGAAAGGGATAAATGAACATATTTCCAGATAAGCTGGCGATAGAAAACGTGAAAATTTATGGTGAGTCATCTATTTTTGATAGCGGATTTATAAAAATAGATAAAGGAATGATAAGGGAAATTGGCAGTATGGATGAACTCACTTCAATGGACGGTTACTATAAACTACCTGTACCAAATGGTATGTGTATCGTACCAGGAATGATAGATCTTCATATCCATGGAGTAAATAGTGCAGATGCAATGGATAGTACTTTTGAAAGCTTGGATAGAATGACTATGGCTTTACCGAAGGAGGGGACTACTAGCTTTTTAGCGACTACCATGACAGAAAGAATACCAATAATTGAACAAGCATTGGGTAACATTGGTGATTATATAAACCAAGGTCAAAGGGTAGGAAGAGCAGAATTAATAGGGGTTCATTTAGAAGGGCCTTTCATTAATAAGGAAAAAGCAGGAGCGCAACCGATTGAGTATATATTAATGCCGGATGTGAATTTATTCAAAAGGTGGTTAGAGTACTCAAAAAATACAATAAAAGTAGTTACGTTAGCCCCTGAAGTCGATAAAGATTTTCAACTTGTTCACTATTTAAGTAAAAACGGCATCGTAGCTTCTGCCGGTCATTCGAATGTTTCTTTTGAGAGAGCATATGAGGCAATTGATGAAGGTATTAACCATATAACACATCTTTTTAATCAAATGTCGGGATTTCACCACCGTGATCCTGGGTTGGTTGGGGCAGCATTCACCCGAAAAGAAGTGATGGTGGAATTAATTGCGGATGGGATTCATGTTCGACCGGAAGTGGTTGATATTGCTTTTAGGCAAGTGACAGAAGAGCGGATGATCTTAATCACGGATTCAATGAGAGCGAAGGGGATGAAGAATGGTGATTATGATTTAGGGGGGCAACAGATTACCGTGAAAGATGGAAAAGCACTTTTAGACGAAAATACGTTAGCTGGAAGTGTGTTAAAAATGATTGACGCTTTTAAAAATATTCAACGTTTTGCTCAGTGTGACATTGTACAAGCCATTAAGATGACATCTGAAAACCCGGCTAAACAGTTAAATCTTTTTCACCGAAAAGGAAGTGTAGCTCCTGGAAAAGACGCTGATTTAGTTCTTCTTGACCAAGAGCTAAATGTTTATATGACCATTTGTCGTGGCAAGGTTGCTTTCAATAGAAGTGACGAGTGAAAGCGGCCATCCATATATGATCTTTCAAAACAGAAAGAAGGAGGGGTTAGTCATTATTCATTTCTTCAATAAAACGATGTAGTTTATCCAAATTGGTTACATTTTGATTGCATTCATGGCTATCTTGACAAATATAATTCCCTTTTTTAGTAAAAGTACCTTTTACGGATGTTTTTGTTTCTACTATAAACATGCCGATCTTGCTATGATGATTACAGATTGTACAAATTCCTTTTTTATGACTGTTTTTAAAGCTTCCTTTTATGCCGATTAACTTCCCCTGATGTTGCGCGACAATGTATTTTCTCTCAGTACCTGCATCATTCCATCCTAAGTAGGAGATTTCTTTAAAGTCGAGTTCCGTTAAATTAGGCATTTTCAATTTTTTTACTTTCGGGAATAATCTTTTCAATGTCTTTTCGTTTATGTGCTGAAAGGGAATGACGTATGCTTTTAACTTTGCTAGAAAAGCTTCTGCTTCCAATGATTCTGTTATTGTTAATAAGGGGCTCAACAATGCTTTTTGTTCATTTGTAATATTCTCAAATAAATTCATTCCTTTATCGTAGGCAATGGAATGTAGTGCGTCAAGGACGCTTTTATCGTTAACGGTACTATTTCCATGTACAAGAATTTTCGTTTGCGCCTTTATAAACTGGTATTCATCACTCGTCAAAAACGCATCCATTTTACTTCCTCCTATATCACTAAAATTGTTCTTCTTTTAGTGTAAAGGTTTTTTCACTGTTATTATATGTCGAGTTTAGCTTAGAAATAAATCTACCAAAATGAAGCACTGACCAAGTTGATCAGTGCTTACGAGTGTGCTTATTTGGAGTAAATAATTTTTTTAATCGTTTCAATTGAAAGGAAATACTCTTCGGAAAGTTCACTTATCGATGCGCCGTCTTCTTTATAGGCTTTTTTAATCGAGCGGTTTCGATCGTCAATTGCTTGTCTTCCTCCTGAGAGCGTTCCCCATTGTTGATAATTTTTTTTAAGCTTTGGAATATAAATCGCTTCACCTTGAACGTATTGTTGAAGTTCCTTAATAAGCTTTTCAGGTAAAACGGTTGCTGCATTAACATACTTCATTTCAGTCAGCTCCTTATTTATTTTTTCAAATAAGGGGCAAAACCTACTTGTTAGGCGATTATTACATTTTTATCTCATGCAAAGGCTCGCCCATTTTACCATAGGCTTTGCATGAGCTGTTACAATATTAGGCAAATATAATTTCGCTGCTGCATTTACCATGTTCATCACCACCTTTAAAAGGAATTATTCGACATTGTTAATTAAGGAAAAAAGATTTCTATCCTACATTAAATGTACTTACTGTAGCTTTTATTGTTGGGAAAAAGTTCTAAAAATTCTTTCTTATTCATTTTATTTCATTTTTAATAAATATTCCAATTTAAGTTTATCTTATTAAAGTTTATTTAATGAGCCAAATACTCATAAACCAAATCTTGAATCACTTCATCCAGGCCTTCCTCTTCTTCCTGTAGTCGGATCTCTATGCTTTGAAGGAGGCGTTTCCATTCCTCTTTCGTTAGAGGAAGAGAGGTCTCTTGGTACCCGTATTGATAAAAGCATTGAATCACTTTTTTCTTTAGAAACTCTTTGTCCATTCTCTTCACCTCTATTCTATTATACACGTATTCACAAAGTCCTATATTTTCCATGTTTACTAATTGGTTCTTATTGAAAACGA harbors:
- a CDS encoding M12 family metallopeptidase; protein product: MVEKIKACIDKLPPQSQNEIAILNQYRWEPGQTIHVRFLEGDPTVQEKVIKYAKKWEEHANIRFEFGNEQNAEIRISFDENDGSWSYLGTYCKNIPLNEATMNYGWLTPSTPEVEYSRVVLHEFGHALGCIHEHQNPTTNIPWNKEAVYRYYMGPPNYWSKEAVDHNIFARYSKTITSFTTFDPTSIMLYSIQNELTIEDYEVVGGVTLSDKDKEFIQRIYPF
- a CDS encoding 2-phosphosulfolactate phosphatase, which encodes MVFDQSPYRIRVEWGKRGAREAAERGDIVIIVDVLSFSSTVVSAVKYGATIYPYPPSLDGKEFAKKIGAEFILGRSEAAKGGNPTLSPSSFNPTHFNEKYVLTSLNGSFCTWVAAKVPALFIGSLLNASSVALVANQYSTNTKANITVVPCGEQWGDVRKEEDTLRPSIEDYLGAGAILTSLDGEKSPEAEVCMAAFPQVKERIAQLIWDCGSGRELRERGFAVDVEHCSQLNKYQVVPLLHNHYFVNAASSSKT
- a CDS encoding FusB/FusC family EF-G-binding protein; protein product: MDAFLTSDEYQFIKAQTKILVHGNSTVNDKSVLDALHSIAYDKGMNLFENITNEQKALLSPLLTITESLEAEAFLAKLKAYVIPFQHINEKTLKRLFPKVKKLKMPNLTELDFKEISYLGWNDAGTERKYIVAQHQGKLIGIKGSFKNSHKKGICTICNHHSKIGMFIVETKTSVKGTFTKKGNYICQDSHECNQNVTNLDKLHRFIEEMNND
- a CDS encoding YqzH family protein — translated: MDKEFLKKKVIQCFYQYGYQETSLPLTKEEWKRLLQSIEIRLQEEEEGLDEVIQDLVYEYLAH
- the nagA gene encoding N-acetylglucosamine-6-phosphate deacetylase, yielding MNIFPDKLAIENVKIYGESSIFDSGFIKIDKGMIREIGSMDELTSMDGYYKLPVPNGMCIVPGMIDLHIHGVNSADAMDSTFESLDRMTMALPKEGTTSFLATTMTERIPIIEQALGNIGDYINQGQRVGRAELIGVHLEGPFINKEKAGAQPIEYILMPDVNLFKRWLEYSKNTIKVVTLAPEVDKDFQLVHYLSKNGIVASAGHSNVSFERAYEAIDEGINHITHLFNQMSGFHHRDPGLVGAAFTRKEVMVELIADGIHVRPEVVDIAFRQVTEERMILITDSMRAKGMKNGDYDLGGQQITVKDGKALLDENTLAGSVLKMIDAFKNIQRFAQCDIVQAIKMTSENPAKQLNLFHRKGSVAPGKDADLVLLDQELNVYMTICRGKVAFNRSDE
- a CDS encoding SH3 domain-containing protein, with the protein product MKDKRCKNVYIVTKEHTSNYPNPIRLFKGQIVIVGKKYESYENWDNWIYCYTKDRQLEGWVPEQIIHMQGEHGLILENYIAKELEVNVDEQLIKFKELNGWLWVKKITNSEEGWVPKENVKEVIDY
- a CDS encoding DNA/RNA non-specific endonuclease yields the protein MSIIHVNNSQRLNKELVAMQQQQALNRYMERSKEREQTVKDLQTKNPFEVGKPERVIFRKSRINPRNGLALERIIRKNDLFPISYLEAGLKAAKPICRIEVRDSIGRVLGYGTGFLVSPSLLLTNNHVLENEEAALFSLAQFNYELDLNYKERESKNFRFAPQRFFMTNQKLDFTLVAVDEVSGSGTHLSDFGYLPLKPQKGKALEGEHVSIVQHPSGAPKAIAIRENKITDIFEDFVHYETDTLEGSSGSAVFNDEWEVIALHHAGVRNPNDPSTFIANEGIRISSILQYIMEHYADLSDEQRKFLDYLSRGWEFTDKKREDILVEDLGLDWYKGTTGYDPKFLGSEYEVPHPTLRPDLEQDIALLKNGSKELDYTHFSIVMSKSRRLAFYTVVNIDGAKLIRLKREKKWHFDPRIDEKYQCGPELYKNNPLDRGHLVRRLDPVWGETAAKANKDTFHFTNCSPQHKHFNQKTWLDLEDYLLHHAENFNLTGTVFTGPIFRSDDMIYRGVQIPADFWKIAVIVKKGSGLSVTGYLQSQKNLINNLEFAYGKYKTFQVPIVRIEALTGLDFGNLRNHDPIGQLESTIGLVIDTFEDIIL
- a CDS encoding putative holin-like toxin — its product is MTVFESLMLAVAFAGLVMSILSFDKNDKK
- a CDS encoding CD3324 family protein, which encodes MKYVNAATVLPEKLIKELQQYVQGEAIYIPKLKKNYQQWGTLSGGRQAIDDRNRSIKKAYKEDGASISELSEEYFLSIETIKKIIYSK